The Cyclobacterium amurskyense genome contains the following window.
TGGCAGATATCAACGCTATTCAGGAAGAAATCATAAGCGAATTTGAAATTCTGGGTGATGACAAGGAATCAACCATCTACTACATCATGGAGCTAGGAGACCAATTGGCTGAATTTCCTGAAGAAGAAAAGAAAGAAGACAATATCATCAAAGGGTGTCAATCTAAAGTTTGGTTAACGACTACATTTGAAGATGGAAAAGTTCATTTTCATGCTGACTCAAACACTGACATTACCAAAGGTCTAATAAGTTTGCTTATTAGGGTGCTTTCAGGAAGGAAAGCCAGTGAAATAATAAATGCGGACCTATATTTTATCGAAAAGATTGGAATGGGTAATATTATTGGTTCACAACGATCAAATGGCTTAACTGCTATGATCAAACAAATGAAGCTATATGCAATAGCTTATCAAGCCAAAATAAATGCATAAAACAGCTATGGAGAAAACAGATCAATCAATAGACGATCAAGAAGAGATAAAAAGAAAGGTTGTCAATGCTATTAAAGAGGTATATGATCCAGAAATTCCAGTAGATGTATATGAGCTTGGTCTTATATATGAAATTACGGTATACCCTGTTAATAACGTATATATTCTTATGACGCTAACATCACCCAACTGTCCTGCGGCAGAGTCTATCCCTTCTGAAGTAAAGAGCAGTGTAGCTAATATCGAAGGAGTAAACAATGTTGAAGTTGAACTTACCTTTGACCCTCCCTATTCTCAAGACATGATGTCGGAGGTAGCAAAGCTTGAATTGGGATTTTTATAGAAAAAACTTATAAACAAAAAAAATATGTATCCAGAAGAATTGATTGCGCCAATGCGTGCAGAGCTTACAGAAGCAGGTTTTAAGGAATTCAGGACATCTAAAGATGTCGAAGATCATCTTAGCGAACACAAAGGAACCACTTTCATCGTTGTGAACTCTGTTTGCGGATGTGCTGCTGGAGCAGCTAGACCAGGAGTTCGAAGTGCTTTGGAGAAAGCTTCTAAAAAACCTGATGTTTTGGCCACAGTATTTGCAGGCAATGATGCTGAAGCAGTAGCTAAATTCAGAGAATTGGTCCTTCCTTATCCTCCCTCCTCTCCTGCCATGGCATTGTTTAAAGATGGTGAATTGGTACATTTCATAGAGAGACATCACATTGAAGGTAGAAATGCACAAATGATCGGTGATCATTTGGTAGAAGTATTTGAACACTTCTGTTAAAGAAAGCCCATCATGGGCTTTCTTTAATCTATTACAATACAATAAATATCGATTAAAATAAATTTGGTCAATTTCAGCAAAGATAAATCTGAATTGGTGAAATAACGGATACAATAATTATTTTTATTAGGAGACTTCCACTTTTTTCCAAATTATGTTTTATTTTTCAATAATTAATCCTTTGGCATTTGGATTGTATTTTCGGAATTTATTAACCAAATTTTACTAAATTGTAGTCAAATCTATTTTAACTGATCAATCTAGATACTTTATAAAATCATTTAATAATAAACACATGTCGGATATTGCTAAACTATCCTTTAAAGGTAAAGAATATGATCTTCCAGTCACCGAAGGTACAGAAAATGAAACTGCAGTTGATATTGCAAAATTACGTGGCCAATCAGGGTTAATCACCATTGATCCGGGTTTTAAAAACACTGGATCAACGAAAAGTGCCATAACGTTTTTGGATGGGGAGAAAGGTATTTTAAGGTATAGAGGCTATAATATTGAAGACCTAGCAGAAAACTCCAACTTTTTGGAAGTTTCATATTTGTTGATAAATGGTGAATTACCGACTACCGATCAATACAACGATTTTTCAGACAGAATCACAAAGCATACCCTTGTTCATGAGGATATCAAAAAGATTTTGGACGGTTTCCCTTCTGTAGCCCACCCAATGGGGGTTTTATCTTCTCTGATCTGCTCACTTACGGCTTTTTACCCAAATTCTCTAGATCCTAATAATACGGATGAAGAGATTCAATTGAGTATGGTACGACTATTGGCCAAAATGCCAACTTTCGCTGCTTGGGCTTATAAAAACAAGATGGGACATCCTGTAAATTACCCTGACAATAGCTTAGACTATTGTGGTAATTTTATGAAAATGATGTTTTCATTGCCTTCTGAAAAATATGAAATAGATCCAGTGATTTCAAAAGCATTGGATAAATTATTGATCTTACACGCAGATCACGAGCAAAATTGCTCTACTTCTACAGTAAGGATAGTAGGCTCATCTCAAGCCAGTATTTACGCTTCCATATCTGCTGGAATCAATGCCCTTTGGGGTCCTTTACATGGCGGTGCCAACCAGTCAGTAATAGAAATGCTTGAAGCAATTAAAGCAGATGGTGGAGATTCTAAAAAATACCTAGAAAAAGCCAAGGACAAAAATGATCCATTTAGACTAATGGGATTTGGTCATAGGGTTTACAAAAACTTTGATCCTAGAGCGAAGATAATCAAGAAAGCTGCAGATGATGTATTGGAGAAATTAGGTATAAATGACCCAGTACTTGACATCGCTAAAGAACTAGAAAGCGCTGCCCTTAGTGACCAGTATTTTGTAGATAGAAAACTTTATCCTAACGTTGATTTCTACTCTGGTATTATTTACAGAGCTTTGGGAATACCTACTGACATGTTTACTGTTATGTTTGCATTGGGAAGACTTCCAGGTTGGATTGCTCAGTGGAAAGAAATGCGTGAAAACAATGAACCAATTGGTAGACCAAGACAAGTCTACGTTGGTGAAACAGAAAGAGATTTCGTTGCTATTGATAAAAGATAGTCAAGTACTTAAGCTTAAAAATAAAAAGGGTCTTTGGGCCCTTTTTTTTATTTAAATCAAAATTATATTTAGAAATAGTCCATCCTATTTACGGTTTATTCTATTTATAACCTCATTATAGTTGTTTATCAGGTATAATATCCTTACCTTTGCAACTTATTTAAAATATACATTTTTCTCCTACGCCGTGGGGTTCCTTATTGTTGATCGACACTGGGATATTTTGGAATACCGTGGCTTTGAGAAGTAAGGAACATTTCATGGAAAAAGAATTATTATTTTCAGACCTTGGGGTTTCGGAAGAAATCTTAAGGGCGGTAGAAGATATGGGCTATACCCAACCTTCACCCATTCAAGCGCAAACCATCCCCTTATTATTACAAGGTGCAGATGTAATTGGTCAGGCACAAACAGGAACAGGTAAAACAGCTGCTTTCGGTATACCAATAATTGATCGTATAGACAGTTCAAATAGCAAGCCTCAAGCTTTAATTTTATGCCCTACTAGAGAATTAGCTGTTCAGGTAGAAGGAGAAATCGTTAAATTAACCAAGTACAACAGGAAAATATCATCTACTTGTATCTATGGTGGTGAGGCGATTGATAGGCAAATCAGAAGCCTTAAAAAAGGTGTTCAAATTGTGGTAGGTACTCCTGGAAGGATTATGGATCACATGGACAGAAGAACCTTAGATCTTAGCAAAGTTAGCATCATCGTGCTGGATGAAGCTGACGAAATGTTAGACATGGGATTTCGTGATGATATAGAAAAGATATTGAGCTCTATGCCTAATGAAAGGCAAACGGTTTTCTTTTCGGCTACTATGCCTAAACCTATTCTAGAGCTTACTAGAAAATATCAAACAGATCCTGAAATAATTAAGGTATTACGTAAGGAACTTACTGTAGAGAACATCTCTCAACTTTATTTTGAGGTAAGATCAGGATTAAAAACTGATTTAATAAGCAGGCTAATCAATCTTCACCAATACAAGCTTAGTGTGATTTTTTGTAACACTAAGAGGGTTACAGATGAAGTAACTGAAGAGTTAACTGCTAAAGGTGTACCTGCTGAAGCTTTACATGGTGACTTGTCACAAGCACAAAGAACCAAGGTAATGAACAAATTCCGTAAAGGACATTGTTCAGTATTGGTAGCAACTGATGTTGCTGCTAGGGGAATTGATGTAGAGAACGTTGAAGCTGTTTTCAATTTTGACCTTCCACTTGATGAAGAGAATTATGTCCATAGAATAGGACGTACAGGAAGAGCTGGTAAATCAGGTACAGCAATAAGCTTTGTATCTGGAAGAAGAGACGCTGGAAAAATCCGCGACCTGGAAAGATTTATCAAAACAAGCATTGATAAGGCTGCTCCCCCATCCGTGGATCAGTTAATTCAAATGAAAAGAGATCAGCTGACCAAGGATATCCACAGACAATTGGCCAAAGAAGATGACAATACTGTATTTGAGCAGGCAATTGAAAGTCTTCAAGCAGAAGGCCTCAGCCTAGAGCAAATAGCGCTAAGCTTGGTTAAAATGCAACTTGGTGAAGCCATTGATAAGTTCAAGGAAATGAACTTCACTCCTGAGAAAGATCGTGGCGGAAGAGATGACCGAAGATCCAAAAGAGATCGTGGAGATAGAGGCGATAGAGGTACTAGAGGTAGATCTGGTGAAAGAGGAGATCGTAGTGGTAGAAGAGGTGGGAAAAAAGAAAGAGAACCAAATATGGCTCGTCTTTTCCTAAACCTTGGTAAAAAAGATCGAATTCGTCCAAATGACATCGTAGGAGCCATTGCTGGTGAAACTGGTGTATCTGGTGGAAGTATCGGTGAAATTGATATTTATGATAGCTTTTCTTTTGTGGACATTCCTAAAAAAGATGCAAGTCATGTTATCAATGTCATGAAC
Protein-coding sequences here:
- a CDS encoding SufE family protein yields the protein MADINAIQEEIISEFEILGDDKESTIYYIMELGDQLAEFPEEEKKEDNIIKGCQSKVWLTTTFEDGKVHFHADSNTDITKGLISLLIRVLSGRKASEIINADLYFIEKIGMGNIIGSQRSNGLTAMIKQMKLYAIAYQAKINA
- a CDS encoding DUF59 domain-containing protein; the protein is MHKTAMEKTDQSIDDQEEIKRKVVNAIKEVYDPEIPVDVYELGLIYEITVYPVNNVYILMTLTSPNCPAAESIPSEVKSSVANIEGVNNVEVELTFDPPYSQDMMSEVAKLELGFL
- a CDS encoding BrxA/BrxB family bacilliredoxin, with translation MYPEELIAPMRAELTEAGFKEFRTSKDVEDHLSEHKGTTFIVVNSVCGCAAGAARPGVRSALEKASKKPDVLATVFAGNDAEAVAKFRELVLPYPPSSPAMALFKDGELVHFIERHHIEGRNAQMIGDHLVEVFEHFC
- a CDS encoding citrate synthase → MSDIAKLSFKGKEYDLPVTEGTENETAVDIAKLRGQSGLITIDPGFKNTGSTKSAITFLDGEKGILRYRGYNIEDLAENSNFLEVSYLLINGELPTTDQYNDFSDRITKHTLVHEDIKKILDGFPSVAHPMGVLSSLICSLTAFYPNSLDPNNTDEEIQLSMVRLLAKMPTFAAWAYKNKMGHPVNYPDNSLDYCGNFMKMMFSLPSEKYEIDPVISKALDKLLILHADHEQNCSTSTVRIVGSSQASIYASISAGINALWGPLHGGANQSVIEMLEAIKADGGDSKKYLEKAKDKNDPFRLMGFGHRVYKNFDPRAKIIKKAADDVLEKLGINDPVLDIAKELESAALSDQYFVDRKLYPNVDFYSGIIYRALGIPTDMFTVMFALGRLPGWIAQWKEMRENNEPIGRPRQVYVGETERDFVAIDKR
- a CDS encoding DEAD/DEAH box helicase is translated as MEKELLFSDLGVSEEILRAVEDMGYTQPSPIQAQTIPLLLQGADVIGQAQTGTGKTAAFGIPIIDRIDSSNSKPQALILCPTRELAVQVEGEIVKLTKYNRKISSTCIYGGEAIDRQIRSLKKGVQIVVGTPGRIMDHMDRRTLDLSKVSIIVLDEADEMLDMGFRDDIEKILSSMPNERQTVFFSATMPKPILELTRKYQTDPEIIKVLRKELTVENISQLYFEVRSGLKTDLISRLINLHQYKLSVIFCNTKRVTDEVTEELTAKGVPAEALHGDLSQAQRTKVMNKFRKGHCSVLVATDVAARGIDVENVEAVFNFDLPLDEENYVHRIGRTGRAGKSGTAISFVSGRRDAGKIRDLERFIKTSIDKAAPPSVDQLIQMKRDQLTKDIHRQLAKEDDNTVFEQAIESLQAEGLSLEQIALSLVKMQLGEAIDKFKEMNFTPEKDRGGRDDRRSKRDRGDRGDRGTRGRSGERGDRSGRRGGKKEREPNMARLFLNLGKKDRIRPNDIVGAIAGETGVSGGSIGEIDIYDSFSFVDIPKKDASHVINVMNTNTIKGKQVNFEISKP